In Ctenopharyngodon idella isolate HZGC_01 chromosome 20, HZGC01, whole genome shotgun sequence, the following proteins share a genomic window:
- the LOC127502348 gene encoding cathepsin B-like, producing MLRMSRLCFLCLFALLSVTCGHLQLSAGSHDMVNIINMAKTTWTAGVNFQNVKDGYLKSLCGTLLKGRRLPDTVKHATNVKLPDSFDPRSEWPYCKSLGQIRDQGNCGSCWAFGAAEAISDRICIHSKGNVSVEISAEDLLSCCDQCGFGCSGGYPAEAWDYWTKSGLVTGGLYGSNEGCRPYTIPPCEHHVNGTRPPCSGEQDTPECNAACIPQYSVPYKQDKHFGYKAYNLPSDQQQIMTELYNNGPVEAAFTVYEDFLLYKTGVYQHVTGSELGGHAVKILGWGEEKGTPYWLVANSWNSDWGDNGYFKILRGRDECGIESEMVAGVPQL from the exons ATGCTCAG GATGTCGCGTCTCTGTTTCCTGTGTCTGTTCGCTCTGCTGTCCGTCACCTGTGGCCACCTGCAGCTCTCCGCAGGGTCACATGACATGGTCAACATCATCAATATGGCCAAGACCACATGGACG GCGGGTGTGAATTTCCAGAACGTGAAGGACGGGTATCTGAAGTCTCTCTGTGGGACGCTGCTGAAGGGCCGCCGACTGCCTGATAC GGTGAAACACGCCACCAACGTGAAGCTTCCGGACAGTTTCGACCCGCGGTCCGAGTGGCCGTACTGCAAGAGCCTGGGTCAGATCCGGGATCAGGGGAACTGCGGGTCCTGCTGG GCGTTCGGGGCGGCCGAGGCCATCTCTGACCGCATCTGCATCCACAGCAAAGGAAACGTGTCGGTGGAGATCTCCGCTGAAGACCTGCTGTCCTGCTGCGATCAGTGCGGCTTCGG GTGTTCTGGAGGTTATCCGGCAGAAGCGTGGGACTACTGGACTAAATCCGGCCTGGTGACCGGAGGACTTTATGGCTCCAATGAGG GTTGCAGACCCTACACCATCCCGCCCTGTGAGCATCATGTGAACGGCACCCGGCCGCCGTGTTCAGGTGAGCAGGACACACCGGAGTGTAACGCGGCCTGTATCCCGCAGTACAGCGTCCCCTACAAACAGGACAAACACTTCG GCTATAAAGCGTACAACCTCCCGTCGGACCAGCAGCAGATCATGACTGAACTGTACAACAACGGTCCGGTGGAAGCGGCCTTCACCGTCTATGAGGACTTCCTGCTGTATAAGACGG GCGTTTACCAGCATGTGACCGGGTCCGAACTGGGCGGCCATGCCGTGAAGATCCTGGGCTGGGGAGAAGAGAAGGGAACGCCGTACTGGCTGGTGGCCAACTCCTGGAACTCCGACTGGGGCGACAACG GTTATTTTAAGATCCTGAGAGGCCGTGATGAGTGTGGGATTGAGAGTGAGATGGTGGCTGGAGTTCCTCAGCTGTGA
- the LOC127502345 gene encoding squalene synthase-like isoform X2 gives MDILKSLGHPEEIINLFKYKIGRCRSVMPKLDYDSMSETLRTCYAYLNQTSRSFAAVIQALDGELRHAVCIFYLVLRALDTVEDDMTIPLEKKVPLLHDFHTFLYQPEWCFTESREKDRRVLEDFPTISVEFRNLGQEYQDVISDICHRMGVGMAEFLEKKVASMKEWDKYCHYVAGLVGIGLSRLFSASQLEDVEVGRDTELANSMGLFLQKTNIIRDYLEDQQQGRAFWPQEAWSQFASRLEDLAQPQHLSSALSCLNLLVTDALRHVPDVIAYLSRLRNQSVFNFCAIPQVMAIATLSACYNNPQVFQGVVKIRKGQAVTLMMQATNMGAVQSIIAQYSQEILQKVSVTDPSQEKTLCILNLICEKSLSGAALSSRAHHISPMYVSAAMLLAALSWQYLNATAGPPGGADMQGH, from the exons ATGGATATTCTCAAGTCTTTAGGACACCCGGAAGAAATAATCAAcctttttaaatacaaaataggAAGATGTCGTTCTGTTATGCCTAAATTGGATTAT GACTCCATGAGCGAAACCCTGCGGACCTGCTACGCGTATCTGAACCAGACCAGCCGGAGCTTCGCGGCGGTGATTCAGGCCCTGGATGGAGAACTGCG GCATGCCGTGTGTATTTTCTATCTGGTTCTGCGAGCCCTGGACACCGTAGAAGACGACATGACCATCCCGCTGGAGAAGAAGGTCCCGCTGCTGCACGACTTCCACACGTTCCTGTATCAGCCCGAGTGGTGCTTCACAGAGAGCAGAGAGAAAGACCGACGGGTCCTGGAGGATTTCCCTACG ATTTCAGTGGAGTTCAGGAACTTGGGCCAAGAGTATCAGGACGTCATTTCAGACATCTGTCACCGGATGGGTGTAGGAATGGCTGAATTCCTGGAGAAGAAAGTTGCTTCAATGAAGGAGTGGGACAAA TACTGTCATTATGTGGCGGGTCTGGTGGGGATCGGACTGTCCCGACTCTTCTCTGCGTCCCAGCTGGAGGATGTTGAGGTGGGCCGGGACACGGAGCTGGCCAACTCCATGGGTCTGTTCCTCCAGAAGACCAACATCATCAGGGACTATCTGGAGGACCAGCAGCAGGGACGGGCCTTCTGGCCGCAGGAG GCCTGGAGTCAGTTCGCGTCCCGTCTGGAGGATTTGGCCCAGCCTCAGCACCTGAGCTCCGCCCTGTCCTGTCTCAACCTGCTGGTGACCGACGCCCTCCGCCACGTCCCTGATGTCATCGCATACCTGTCCCGCCTCCGCAACCAGAGCGTCTTCAACTTCTGTGCCATTCCACAG GTGATGGCGATAGCGACTCTGTCTGCGTGCTACAACAATCCTCAGGTGTTTCAGGGTGTGGTGAAGATCCGGAAGGGTCAGGCGGTGACGCTCATGATGCAGGCCACAAACATGGGTGCCGTTCAGAGCATCATCGCTCAGTACAGTCAGGAG ATCCTGCAGAAAGTTTCCGTCACGGATCCGTCCCAGGAAAAGACTCTGTGTATCCTGAATCTCATCTGTGAGAAGAGCCTGTCTGGAGCGGCGCTGTCGTCCCGAGCGCACCACATCTCTCCGATGTACGTTTCGGCGGCCATGCTGCTGGCGGCCCTCAGCTGGCAGTACCTTAATGCCACGGCGGGGCCACCAGGGGGCGCAGACATGCAGGGACACTGA
- the LOC127502345 gene encoding squalene synthase-like isoform X1: MAGVGGKSAVSFSVLKRSFSLRGSPRSVLTGGRRSAQEGWLVARPPHPLRAHRHPAYVCFSYQDSMSETLRTCYAYLNQTSRSFAAVIQALDGELRHAVCIFYLVLRALDTVEDDMTIPLEKKVPLLHDFHTFLYQPEWCFTESREKDRRVLEDFPTISVEFRNLGQEYQDVISDICHRMGVGMAEFLEKKVASMKEWDKYCHYVAGLVGIGLSRLFSASQLEDVEVGRDTELANSMGLFLQKTNIIRDYLEDQQQGRAFWPQEAWSQFASRLEDLAQPQHLSSALSCLNLLVTDALRHVPDVIAYLSRLRNQSVFNFCAIPQVMAIATLSACYNNPQVFQGVVKIRKGQAVTLMMQATNMGAVQSIIAQYSQEILQKVSVTDPSQEKTLCILNLICEKSLSGAALSSRAHHISPMYVSAAMLLAALSWQYLNATAGPPGGADMQGH, translated from the exons ATGGCTGGAGTTGGCGGAAAGAGCGCAGTGTCGTTCTCCGTGCTCAAGCGCTCGTTCTCGCTGCGCGGCTCCCCGCGGTCGGTGCTCACTGGCGGGCGGCGCAGCGCGCAGGAAGGGTGGCTGGTGGCCCGTCCTCCTCACCCGCTCAGAGCTCACCGACACCCCGCGTATGTGTGTTTCTCCTACCAGGACTCCATGAGCGAAACCCTGCGGACCTGCTACGCGTATCTGAACCAGACCAGCCGGAGCTTCGCGGCGGTGATTCAGGCCCTGGATGGAGAACTGCG GCATGCCGTGTGTATTTTCTATCTGGTTCTGCGAGCCCTGGACACCGTAGAAGACGACATGACCATCCCGCTGGAGAAGAAGGTCCCGCTGCTGCACGACTTCCACACGTTCCTGTATCAGCCCGAGTGGTGCTTCACAGAGAGCAGAGAGAAAGACCGACGGGTCCTGGAGGATTTCCCTACG ATTTCAGTGGAGTTCAGGAACTTGGGCCAAGAGTATCAGGACGTCATTTCAGACATCTGTCACCGGATGGGTGTAGGAATGGCTGAATTCCTGGAGAAGAAAGTTGCTTCAATGAAGGAGTGGGACAAA TACTGTCATTATGTGGCGGGTCTGGTGGGGATCGGACTGTCCCGACTCTTCTCTGCGTCCCAGCTGGAGGATGTTGAGGTGGGCCGGGACACGGAGCTGGCCAACTCCATGGGTCTGTTCCTCCAGAAGACCAACATCATCAGGGACTATCTGGAGGACCAGCAGCAGGGACGGGCCTTCTGGCCGCAGGAG GCCTGGAGTCAGTTCGCGTCCCGTCTGGAGGATTTGGCCCAGCCTCAGCACCTGAGCTCCGCCCTGTCCTGTCTCAACCTGCTGGTGACCGACGCCCTCCGCCACGTCCCTGATGTCATCGCATACCTGTCCCGCCTCCGCAACCAGAGCGTCTTCAACTTCTGTGCCATTCCACAG GTGATGGCGATAGCGACTCTGTCTGCGTGCTACAACAATCCTCAGGTGTTTCAGGGTGTGGTGAAGATCCGGAAGGGTCAGGCGGTGACGCTCATGATGCAGGCCACAAACATGGGTGCCGTTCAGAGCATCATCGCTCAGTACAGTCAGGAG ATCCTGCAGAAAGTTTCCGTCACGGATCCGTCCCAGGAAAAGACTCTGTGTATCCTGAATCTCATCTGTGAGAAGAGCCTGTCTGGAGCGGCGCTGTCGTCCCGAGCGCACCACATCTCTCCGATGTACGTTTCGGCGGCCATGCTGCTGGCGGCCCTCAGCTGGCAGTACCTTAATGCCACGGCGGGGCCACCAGGGGGCGCAGACATGCAGGGACACTGA